The Bos indicus x Bos taurus breed Angus x Brahman F1 hybrid chromosome 3, Bos_hybrid_MaternalHap_v2.0, whole genome shotgun sequence genome segment CATATgaaaaattagtaatttttaaaatatgtctcaTGCAACTGTTCCTAATACCAGGGATGACAGTAGCCCTGGGACCCCCTCTGGAGAATGAAGAGCAGGGTGCAATTGGTCATGTGCTCAGAGGGGAGCACTCATATTCTAAGATATTAGGGGAAAGGCCTTCTGACCAGGCTTTCCCATCTACCTGAGACTGGTCACGTCTCTCATGGGAGGATTTGAGACTTTTAGGGGGAACCCAGCTGAGGCAGGGGTTGAGACAGTCTCTAGGACATTCAAAAATAGACATAGATGATGACAATGAAGTCTAATCAGTCAATATATGCCTTTTGAATACTTACTATGGGCCCAGCTGCAGAGGTAggggtgtctcagatggtaaagaatctgcctgtaatgcaggagacctggatttgatccctgggttgggaagatcccctgtggaaggaaatgaccaccccaCCCATTGCAGTATTATACATGGTCACAGTTTCTTGTACTTCTTCCTGGTGCTTATCATAATTGCAATTGTATAATAACTggtgtaattatttatttaatgtttggattttcttttatcctcttagCACCATGACAGCTGGGACATGggtgttttgttcactgatgtaccCCTAAAACCTAATGCAGAACTTGACACATAGGCAATGCCCAAGAAGTATTTGTTGATGAACAAATGTCTCTTCCAACcataattttatagaaaatcCCCTGACACATGCTTTCCTCCCTCCACACTCTAGCccagctcagagagattaaaaagCAGTCAGGATGGGTCCACTCTTTCTCTGAAACCTGGACCAGTTGATAGTGAATGAGAATCATCTGAGGGTGAAAAGACAGAGGCCCTTACTGTATCCACAGCCAGAAATGAATCCTTCTCCAACTAAACTGTGAAGTGCTAAGATACAACCTAATAAATACAGTATTTGGCTTACAAGTAAAGTGTTAGAAGATAATGAAGGCATTAGTAGAAAATCAAATATTAACTATGTAAGTGTTAGCTGATAACCAAGGAATTAATTTAAAACTAAGTTGTTAACAGATATTGCTTAACCAATGACTGAGGTAAGAGTTGTTAACTTAAAGTGAGATTTTTCCTAGGGGAACCCTTGCCCATTGGAGGGGGCTTGGGAACAGCAGAAAGCTGACAAAACCTAGGAATGAAGGtctagtcagatcagatcagatcagatcagtcgctcagtcgtgtccgactctttgcgaccccatgaatcgcagcacgccaggcctccctgtccatcaccaactcccggagttcactgagactcacgtccatcgagtcagtgatgccatccagccatctcatcctctgtcatccccttctcctcttgcccccaatccctctcagcatcagagtcttttccaatgagtcaactcttcgcatgaggtggccaaagtactggagtttcagctttagtatcattccttccaaagaaatcccagggctgatctccttcagaatggactggttggatctccttgcagtccaagggactctcaagagtcttctccaacaccacagttcaaaagcatcaattctgcggcgctcagccttcttcacagtccaactctcacatccatacatgaccacaggaaaaaccatagccttgactagatgaacctttgttggcaaagtaatgtctctgcttttgaatatgctatctaggttggtcataactttccttccaaggagtaagcgtcttttaatttcatggctgcaatcaccatctgcagtgattttggagcccagaaaaataaagtttgacactgtttccactgtttccccatctatttcccatgaagtgatgggaccagatgccatgatcttcgttttctgaatgttgagctttaagccaactttttcactctccactttcactttcatcaagagactttttagttcctcttcactttctgccataagggtggtgtcatctgcatatctgaggttattgagaagGTCTAGTAGGGACTGCAAAATCCCCAGCTGGACTCTAAACTTCTGTGGGAAACTGTTGGCTCATCTGTGGTTTTCCAGATAGGGTCTAGGCAGAGATGGAATGGAGCCAGTGCTCAAAATGCTTCCCATACAATTAAGTTTAACCTACTAAGGGCCAAGCACTGTGctgaggagagaagggaaggcagTTACATAAAGAATGAGACTGTGAGTGATGTGTGAAAGGAAGGGCTTAAGGGGTTTGTGAAGGCTGTGAAGGGAGAGAGGTGTGTCAGGGAGAGGTGATGAGCTTAGTTCTGGAGACACTGAATTGAGGTGTCTCTGGTCATGCCCCAACAGGCAAGTGGATATGAGTCCAGCGTAGATACAAAGAAGAGATTTAGGTATCATCAGGGTGTGGATGGTGGTCAAGATCTTGAGAAAAAATGAGATGGCTGTGGCAGAGCATATGAAGTGAGAAAGGGACCAGCCTAGAAGCCCAAGGAAGACCAACAGGAAGGAGTGGGCAGCGGAGGAAGAGTTACCAACAAATACCCAGAAGGAAGGTGCACCGGGAGAGATGGGGGAAACCAAGAGAAGGCAGGGGCAGGAAAGCTGAGGGAAGAGAATGTGTCAGGAAGAGGAGCAGTGAGGTCAGCAACGTCAGATGTGGCTGACAGGTCAAGCAGGGTGAGGTCAGAGATGTCCATTGAGAATGTGGTTCTGAGATGTTCATCACAAACATTTCTGTGACAGCTGggtttccctgtgtgtgtgtgtgtatgtgtgcccgTGTCTCTACAGAAATGATCACGTGGCAAGCCAGAGCATGGGGAACAATGTGCAAGGACAGGCTGGAGGCCCCCACAGGGTGGTTTGTGGTCAGCCCACAGAAAGCCTTCATTTACTCTAGGAGCTTTGGGGAAGGAATATTAAAGTAGGCTTTGAGGATTGTGAGCACAGATCAACCCTTTCTCTGTCCAATGGGAAAATGGAAGACAGCAGAAGGAACCATTTGCTCAGTCTGTGAGTCAAGGGTACAACCAGAacttgaatctgagtctcctgcttctAGAAGAGTGACTTTGGAAGAAGTGGATATAAAATCCTCATTGGTCAATAAATTATAGATCAGTGACTTTGCTCATCACCTCAGTTTTTAGATacctcttttttagatttatataaaagtgaaatacatattttacatacaaaatgtaaacattaaaaaaatacctaaCAAAGAAAGTGAATGACTCCTGTTATCCCACCCCATGCCCTCACAGGCAACAACAATTAACAGTTTTGTCtacatccctccctccctctctctcacgcttaacattgacatttttaatacaaatattattCTTGTTTATGCTGGATGttttgtgtgcatgcacgtgttcATTATAACTTGCCTTTTTTCACTTTTGGACAACTTTCAGCACAGAAATTAATTTATCTGAACAACTGTACTAGTGGATCATTTGGTTTTGTGTCATAATTTGCTATAAAACCATACTGATGGACACAAGGTTGCATAAAGTTTTCACTATAATGAACaatgtgcatatatattattttacatacatatttgCACTGTTTGGGagtcttttcaaaggagaaatGATGGAGCAAAGCGTGtagacattttgttttaaaagatactGACAAGTCATCCTCTAAAACCCTGTACCAGTTTGTCCCGCCAACAGCTTATGTGAATGCCGATTTtcccacatccttaccaacagcAGGTATTATCATTTAACAAAATCTTTCCAACTTGAATGaagctgaacatcttttcatatcttCATTATCCATCTCTATATTTCAGTGAATTACCTATTCATATTCTTTGCCTGTAATTGAAGTGTATTTTTGGTCAGTGAATTTCTTATCAGGCAATAATGATTGGTTTGATTAAAATAAGTTTGAGAAGACTTTGTACCAAATTGCTAAAAGTTTACCTCCAGGGACCAAGAGTACAGAAAATGAGGGagatactttcattttttattttgtatcatcttgtattattttacaatgaattgtattacttttgtaattaaaaaaaaaaaaacacacatgaaaACAGTAACAGCTACAAATGTTTGGCCTGGATTCTCATGGCTCTAAATTCATGTTGAGTTCAAGTTTTTATTGATCACAACTTATTTTTTGGTACATATGCAAaaaccatttattgaatgcctccTGGTTAGCTGGCACTGCCCTTGGCACTTTCATAGGCTTTTCTTCctcatcctcacaacagccctgtgaggtagGAATTGGCCCTGCTTTATAGGTAGGAGATTATTGCTTGAAATGCTTCTATTTGCCACACATTCTCATGGGCTAGAGGTTCTTATCGGCTGGTGAGTCATTGGTCAAGAACTCTCACTGGTCAGGAGTTCCTAGAGGTTGCTCTAAGATTCAAATAATCAAGCTATTAGAATTTTCCCCCAGTAGgagtgatggggtggggggacaagAGTGGAGGAGAGTCAGTGGTCTCTCCCTTTGTAGCACCATTTCAGTCTGCTTTGGTCACTCATGCACGGtcaggggaggggatgggggtgaggagggAAAGTGGTTATAAGTCTTCTCGCTTCTTCAGGATGAGTTTCCTCACAAGCGCTGTAATCTGGGGCCTGATTTCCTCCACCGACACAGTTGGGTCCCAAGCTCCTATCACCTTTCCATCTGGGGCCACCAGGTACTTCCAGAAGTTCCAGGTAGGCTCCTTCCCAGAAGTCtctagagaaaaggaaggagagcaAAGTGTGCTTCTCTGTGTCCCGTCTCCTGGAACTCCATTAGCGGTATCTATCTCTCCCTTGAAGCACTGGTTCTATTAGTTAGAATGAACTGCAGAACTTTTAAAGGTCCTGATGTCCAGTCCATACCCACAGACTACTTAAGGAAGAATCCCTGGGGGTAAGACTCAGGCATCAATATTCTCTAAAAGTTTTCCAGGAGATTCCAATGTGGTGCCAAGGTCGAGAACCATTGCTTTAGAATTCTGTCAAGTGCCTGATAAGGCAATATCTGATCTTCCTTTATTAATGatctcagagacttccctggcagtctagtggttaagattctgctttCACTAccgggggcacgggttcaatccctggttggggaactaggattccgcatgctgcatggtgtggccacaaaaaaccaaaaagtttTAATgacctcaaactactgcatagtCTGTAACCTACTCTCTGATTTAATCCTTTTTTTAggagtattttatttaatttattataacactgtttcatgttttggttttttggccacgaggcatgtggacTTTTagcttctcccaccagggatcgaactagcaCTCCCTGCACTGTAaagggaagtcttaaccactgaaccaccagggaagtccctgatttaaTCTTAATGGTTCCCATATGTTAGTCCTTGGACTGGTTGCATCTgaatcatggtggtggtggtggagcgGGGGCTTATAATTAAACAGATTCTTGGGTCCTGCTTCAGTAGGTCTCAGGCTAATGTATTTTAAAGAGCTCCCCAGGTGCTTCTAAAACATGGCCAGGTTTGATCTATAACTATGGGAACTGGGAAGGAACTAATAAAAACAcacggggcgggggtggggggtgggaaataTTAGGACTCACCCACAGAGCAAAATTCAAATTGCCTCAAGAAGGGACCTTTGGTTTGCAACACTGCTGTTTGTCATTTACTCTTCCAGGTAAATGGGTTCTGGGGGAGGGCAGTGAGGGATATGAAAGCAACCAGAAgcatggagtgggaggtgggagaaggcaagaatGGAGCCcccaaaggaagggaaaagcctgagaAAGGAAACAGGACTTAATGACAAGATTGGCTAATGACCCCATTTTGTGGTTCTCAGGATTCTGGGAAGGGATCTGTTTCTCAAATAccaagatcttttcttttttttgttattttggggctttttttttttttgccatgctgaCAGCTTGAGAGAGCTCAGCTCCCTGACAAGGCATTGAATCCAAGCCCTGGAAGGCAGtagaagtgctgagtcctaaccactggactgccagggaattcccaagagcTGGTATTTTAGCTTAGAAGGTTTACCTCCTGTGGTCTACAGACTGACTGCCTCTAACTCAGGACAGGAGATACCTGTCAGCCTTCTCCAGGAATGTGGTGTCCCCTGTTTGAAGCTAAAATCTGAGAGTGCAGTTTCCTTCTAGGAGCCCCTGTGGATGGTAACAGGAGTGGAGACAGGCCTGCAGAGTGACTCTGGGGGAAACTGCAAGGCATTAAGGGTGGAGATACTCTTAGGCAGGAATATTCTTCAGTTCATCCTCAAAGATTTGTGCTAGAATAGACCATCAACCCAGCTGCGGGCATCTAGAAGGGGCCCCAGGTCACCCAGCCAGCCAGTGGCTTCTGCTGCCCAGCCAGCTGGGGGACTCACCAGTCAGGTACTTGAAGGCAGGGTGGGCACCAGTGCCGGTGACTGCAATCTTGCTAAACATGGGGAAAGAGACACTGTATGTGCGGCGGGCAAAGCTCTCGATCTCCTTGTTGCTGTCGGGCTCCTGCTGGCCAAACTGGTTGCAGGGGAAGGCAAGCACATTGAAGTGGTGGGGCCCCAGGTCCCGCTGCAGCTGCTGCAGGGCCCGATAGTGCTGGTCTGTGAAGCCACACTCGCTAGCCACGTTCACCACCAGGGACACCTGGGCAGCAAAGACAAAACCCAAACACATACACAACCCAGAGAAGAGGCACATGCTCTGACATGCCCACATGTGTGGCCCCTCAACAACGAAAGCATTCTCTCATATATGCAGGAACACAACGTATACACATGTAAATGATGCtctcacatatacacaaacacatacacacaggcacaaaTGAAATCAGACATGCAGGGGCTTACAGAAACATAAACACTCAGAATAAGCACACAATAGACATCAGTGGGTCTGCCTATGGCCTAGGACACAAAGATACTTTAGCACTCACTACTCATGCCCACAAACACAGAAAGAACACCATCACAGAGAGAGGCACACATACTGGCGAACTCCCATCAGGAGGTGATATAGGAGACAAAGAAGGCAGACCTGGCTTTAATTTCTGGCTCAGTCAACTAGCAGTCATCATTCTATACTGGAGTCATCATTCTATTCTATATACCTGTTGGTCTCCCTTCTAGAATGTGAACCTGCTGAGGGCAGGAGCTACGTTCACTTCACTGGGGCTGAAACATGGAAAAGTCTTAGAATGTATGTGCTAAGTGAATGAGTAAATGTGCACATATAAATGATCGCCTATGCAATGGGTACATAGACAGACATGGTTTTCCTGATAAAAGGATCTCAAGAACCTCAGGGCAATCCTTTTTTGCCCTTCTCCTTCCAGCAAAAAAAACACCACTTCCTTCTGTCACTAGACTAACCTTTAAATAATAATTGCCTTATAACACATTTATTCATTGCCTTCAGGTGATAAATATAAAGCTGGCTGATGGAACTCGATTATATGACTGCAATTACAATTTTGGCACCAATGTGCTATATTTTTCAGCTTCTGGTTACATATTATTGCAGGATTTAAAATCTTACCCTGTATCTGGGCAGCCAAGTCCTATCAATCTGGCCACCTTTTAATACAAGTGGAAGGATTATACCAGTTGGCTCCATAGAGAGCCAGGGGCAGCTCAGGGCACTAGACATGCTCAGGCTGGGCAGGGTTTCTAAacctcagcactactgacatttggggctgggtaATCTGTGTTGTGAGGTAGCTGCCCTGTTCACTGTAGAATGTTTAGCCATATccttggcctctacccactagccGCCTAGTCTTACTAATCAAAAAGTCTCCCCCAGACATTCCTGAAAGTCCCCTGGGGAGAAAGATCACCaccagctgagaaccactgggctGGATGCTGAGAACCATTGAGCTGTAACTCCCTCACCCATTTCTTGGGGCCCCAGCCTGTGGCCATTTTGTCATCGTATGCCATATTGTGAGACCCCTTTAGCTCCCTTCACTAGGTGGaggtcttcctctttcttctctgctgGATCCCTGGGCGCTGAGAGCATTAAAGCTTGTATAACCTACATCTTGTGTGTCTGCCCATACTTTTAGAAAGAGGGAAATCCTACTCTATTTCCATGCCTGAATCCAAAAAGCTTATCTTTAAAGTGACCAAAACACAGACATgcctatgtgctcagtcatgtccaattctttgtgaccccacagactatagcccaccaggctcctctgtccatgggactttcccaggcaagaatactggagtgagttgccatttcctcttccaggggatctttccaactcagggattgaacctgtctccagcactggcaggcaggtttttgactactgaaccacctgggaatttCGAAAACACAGATACACCCAAATACACAcagttaatttatatatatacatatataagtacaGATGCAAACTCATAGGtgtatgcaaaataaataaaccattcaCACTGggggggtttccctagtggctcagatggtaaagaatccgcctacaaagcgggagacctgggtgtgatccctggattgggaagatccccaggaggagggcatggcaacccactccagtatattcttgcctggaaaacccccttggacagaagagcctggcaggctacagtccatggggctgcaaagagtcagacatgactgagcgactaagcagcacaCATACACTACACTCAGGCCTACACGTACATAACCTCACAGCACaggccagggaattcctgagtgTCATGCACTCATCTACACTCCACACTGGTCTAAAGGACTGTCTCCCAGTTTGTGCCTGAGGACACAAGCCATTCAACTTTGCCCATGGCTATGTCTCCAGGGCACGTATGGCTATGTCTCCCTGCGGCAGGCAGTAAGGAAGccggtgttttgttttgttttgtttttttcctaattaaaaaacaacaaaaaaaaaacctgtagtaaaatatacataatgagCCAGTAGCTGTTTGCAGGTGAAGGACTGACCATACTGCCAAAGGATCAGAGCAAACTTGGGTTAATTCATAGTATCATTTACAGCTTCCTGGCCTGACTGTTCCTGGTTTCCCTCTAAAGCTGGAGATTAAGACATGGGCTCTGGAACTGGATTGCCTGGCCTCAAATTCTAACTACCTCTTAGCAGCTGGGTgactttctggattttttgtttttgtttttaaatttctttctgattGAATTCTAGGCCTCTCACTCCAGTGCTTTTTAGGATTTACCAATGACCTAGAGGATGAAAACATTCAGAATTCTGGAACCACTTTCTGGGTAATTTTTTTCCAGGATTTCTGTTCCTCACATCCTGGATGCCTTATTACTTCTAAAAACAAacagtctgtgtctctttttgccTTAGTACCTTTTACTATTAGAAATTACATTGTTCgtatctctgttcttttcttgtCTGTCTCCTCTCGACCTCATATAAGCTCTATTTAAATTGAAACTTGGCCACTTTGTTCACCGTTGCATCCCCTGTACCCTCAGGGCTGGCATGGTACTTAGTATATAGTAGGTGGTCAATAATAAATGAGTTAATGAGTAGCAGAGCTGGTCAAGTGTTAAACCTGGGGCTCTCTCTGATGAGCTGCACTAGAGGGAAGGGAAGGCCCGAGTGGGAATGGGTCCTGCTCTGACTGGCTGTTTCCCTGAGTCCTGGATGAGATTTCTGCTGGGGCCCAAGAAACACAAGTACATGGCACTCTACCAAGGGTTTCCACACTGCACGTCATTTGAACCTCACAGTACCTTGGGGAGGGGGGGAACCTGGACAAGGGCTACTGTCCCCAGGACTCCCAGTATAATTGAGAATTTCAAGGGGTAGAGAGTACTTTTTTCATTGAAGATGGCCTTGCTCTTGGAAGATTGCTAACAGCCATTTTCTTGTGTGGTTCATCCAAACCTGGAGGCTGGGCTACCTGTCCATTAGAGACCAACTCCTTATCCTTTCCACACACAGCCCCAAGTCTACCTTGAGAAATGAACTTGGAGGGCTCTTTGTTTCACACAGTGAAACATTTAGGTCTCTGAATAAAGTGTTTAAGGCTCCTTTTGATCACTCCCTACCCTCTTCAGCCTCATCTTTCAGCAGATGCTTTATATTCCTTCAAGCACAACGGCTTGAGGACTTCACTACCCCTCATCATCCTTCTTGCTGTTTATTTCTGAgccttgcttccctggtggcttagatggtaaagaatccgcctgcaatgcaagagacctgggttcaatccctgggttgggacgatcccctggaatagggaatgactacccactccagtattctggcctagagaattccatgggcaaagaaacctggcaggctacagtccatggggtggcaaagagaccgactgagtgacttccacttggCACTGACAGTTCTCTTTGCCTGAAATGCTCTTCTTGGTTTTGCTAAAACTCACTCTTGTTTCAAAGACTCACCCAGGCACAATTCCTCTCTCAAGTCCTCTCCGAGCTGAGATGCCCCCTCTGTAAGGAGGTAGCAATTAGACTGGATGACTCTTCCATCTCAATCTGAGCTGCCATCTTAAAAGTTTGCCTAGAGGAGACCACGGATGGGTGAGTGGTTCTCCTCCAGGCTCCCTGCTTTCTAGCGCTGTGTGACCCTCCATCTCTGGGTCTTAGTGTACTCTCCAAAACTGGGCTCTCCAAGTTTTAGAGAGTACTCTAAACTCTGTACTCTCCTCTGGGCTCTATtgcctgatgacctgaggtggagctgatgtaataataatagaaataaagttcacaataaatgtaatgcatttgaatcatcctgaaaccaccccaccctccccaccctctgaAAAAATTGTCATtaatgaaaccagtccctggtgctaaaaaggttggggaccgctgctctaAAAGACGATGTGTAAGGTCCCGGTGCATCTGAAGTGATAACTTCCTCCGCACCGAGCTTTCATTTCCACAGTGTTCTCAATGCACTTAATATAGCCAACTCCCTTTGTTCCGGTCGCGGAAACTGGGGATGGGAGAGACAAAGGCTGCTACTGTTAATTTTTAAACCTGTGCGTGACAGGCTGCGCCCCGCTGCCCAAAAGCGCTGGGAGGGAAATCGGCGCGAGCAGCGAGAGTTTCGGGTTTCACCGCGCACGCCGGGCCGTGCCACGTAGTCATGGGACAGACCCGGCCGAGGATCTGGGGGCGCCACGCCCGGGGGGGAtgccggggtgggggcggggagccaGGGCTGGGTGACCGAAC includes the following:
- the GPX7 gene encoding glutathione peroxidase 7, which encodes MVAARAAAWLLLAAAACAPREQDFYDFKAVNIRGKLVSLEKYRGSVSLVVNVASECGFTDQHYRALQQLQRDLGPHHFNVLAFPCNQFGQQEPDSNKEIESFARRTYSVSFPMFSKIAVTGTGAHPAFKYLTETSGKEPTWNFWKYLVAPDGKVIGAWDPTVSVEEIRPQITALVRKLILKKREDL